In Nonomuraea sp. NBC_00507, the following are encoded in one genomic region:
- a CDS encoding GH1 family beta-glucosidase, which produces MIFPEDFVWGAATASYQIEGAVKEDGRGQSIWDTFSHTPGNVADGDTGDVACDHYHRYKDDIGLMRELRLAAYRFSIAWPRIQPDGAGSINPRGLAFYDKLVDELLAAQITPYVTLYHWDLPQALEDRGGWTNRDTAYRFADYAAVVHDRLGDRVRDWATLNEPWVAAYLGYGNGVHAPGRRDPADALRSAHHLLLGHGLAARRLRPGSVMLVVNSAPVLTPAQVNDPSAVPSEADAAAVHRIHALLTRQFLDPAVHGTYPPEVLEAAARNGGTGHILDGDLALINAPIDLIGINYYNPCVVESGPGLPADAAWPGSEGVRFAAADAPTTAMGWPIVPDGLSRLLVRLSRDYPQIGLMVTENGAAFDDVVEDGRVHDADRLAYLDGHLREVWRAIEAGAYLRGYLVWSLLDNFEWAEGYRRRFGIVHVDYATQTRVLKDSALWYRDVIGRNGL; this is translated from the coding sequence ATGATCTTTCCCGAGGACTTCGTCTGGGGAGCCGCGACGGCCTCCTATCAGATCGAGGGGGCGGTCAAGGAGGACGGGCGGGGCCAGTCGATCTGGGACACCTTCTCCCACACCCCCGGGAACGTGGCCGATGGCGACACGGGTGACGTGGCGTGCGACCACTACCACCGCTACAAGGACGACATCGGGCTGATGCGCGAGCTGCGACTGGCGGCCTACCGGTTCTCGATCGCGTGGCCGCGCATCCAGCCCGACGGCGCGGGGTCGATCAACCCGCGCGGGCTGGCGTTCTACGACAAGCTCGTCGATGAGCTGCTTGCCGCCCAAATTACGCCCTATGTCACGCTTTATCACTGGGATCTTCCTCAAGCTCTCGAAGACCGTGGTGGTTGGACAAATCGGGATACGGCCTATCGGTTCGCCGACTACGCCGCGGTCGTGCACGACCGGCTCGGCGACCGCGTCCGCGACTGGGCCACGCTGAACGAGCCGTGGGTCGCGGCGTACCTCGGCTACGGCAACGGCGTGCACGCGCCGGGCCGCCGCGACCCGGCCGACGCCCTGCGCTCGGCGCATCACCTGCTGCTCGGCCACGGGCTCGCCGCGCGCCGGCTGCGCCCCGGCAGCGTCATGCTGGTGGTCAATTCCGCGCCGGTGCTGACGCCCGCCCAGGTCAACGACCCTTCTGCGGTGCCGAGCGAGGCGGACGCGGCCGCGGTCCACCGCATCCACGCGCTGCTGACCAGGCAGTTCCTGGACCCGGCCGTGCACGGCACGTACCCGCCTGAGGTCCTGGAGGCGGCGGCGCGCAACGGCGGCACCGGCCACATCCTGGACGGCGACCTGGCGCTCATCAACGCGCCGATCGACCTGATCGGCATCAACTACTACAACCCGTGCGTCGTCGAGTCCGGGCCCGGCCTGCCCGCCGACGCGGCCTGGCCCGGCTCTGAGGGCGTGCGCTTCGCCGCCGCGGACGCGCCGACGACCGCCATGGGCTGGCCGATCGTCCCCGACGGCCTGTCCCGGCTGCTGGTCCGGCTTTCCCGGGACTATCCCCAGATCGGCCTCATGGTCACGGAGAACGGCGCGGCCTTCGACGACGTCGTGGAGGACGGGCGGGTGCACGACGCGGACCGGCTGGCGTACCTGGACGGGCACCTGCGCGAGGTGTGGCGGGCCATCGAGGCGGGCGCGTATCTACGCGGCTATCTGGTCTGGTCGCTGCTGGACAACTTCGAGTGGGCCGAGGGGTACCGGCGGCGGTTCGGCATCGTGCACGTGGACTACGCGACGCAGACGAGGGTGCTCAAGGACAGCGCTCTGTGGTACCGCGACGTCATAGGCAGGAACGGCCTGTAG
- a CDS encoding carbohydrate ABC transporter permease, with protein sequence MRLRYLTLTAVAFFSAFPLYYSVVVASRHNSALAQVPPPLIPGGNFFANVSRVFDTVPFGLALVNSVIVAGSISIAVMFFSTLAGFAFAKLTFRGRNIMLVITVATMMVPAQLGIIPLYMLMVKLEWTGTNYALIVPALVNAFGVFFMTQYLSRALPTELLEAGRVDGCSTWGLFWHVVLPAARPAAAVLGMLTFMSAWNDYFWPLVVLNPDNPTVQVALSTLASGYVNDYVLGLAGTAIGTLPLVAVFALFGKHIIGGIMQGAVKG encoded by the coding sequence ATGAGGTTGCGTTATCTGACCCTGACCGCCGTGGCGTTCTTCTCGGCCTTCCCGCTGTACTACAGCGTCGTGGTGGCCTCCAGGCACAACTCGGCGCTGGCCCAGGTGCCGCCGCCGCTGATCCCCGGCGGAAACTTCTTCGCCAACGTCTCCCGCGTCTTCGACACCGTCCCGTTCGGCCTCGCGCTGGTCAACTCCGTCATCGTGGCGGGGTCGATCTCGATCGCCGTGATGTTCTTCTCGACGCTGGCCGGGTTCGCCTTCGCCAAGCTGACGTTCAGGGGCAGGAACATCATGCTCGTGATCACGGTCGCCACCATGATGGTCCCGGCGCAGCTCGGCATCATCCCGCTCTACATGCTCATGGTGAAGCTGGAGTGGACCGGCACCAACTACGCGTTGATCGTGCCCGCGTTGGTCAACGCGTTCGGCGTGTTCTTCATGACGCAGTACCTGTCGCGCGCGCTGCCCACCGAGCTGCTGGAGGCCGGGCGGGTGGACGGATGCTCGACGTGGGGACTCTTCTGGCACGTCGTGTTGCCTGCCGCACGGCCCGCGGCGGCGGTGCTCGGCATGCTGACGTTCATGTCGGCCTGGAACGACTACTTCTGGCCGCTGGTCGTGCTGAACCCGGACAACCCCACGGTCCAAGTGGCCTTGTCGACGCTGGCCAGCGGGTACGTCAACGACTACGTGCTGGGGCTGGCCGGCACCGCGATCGGGACCCTCCCGCTCGTGGCCGTCTTCGCCCTGTTCGGCAAGCACATCATCGGCGGAATCATGCAAGGAGCGGTAAAGGGATGA
- a CDS encoding carbohydrate ABC transporter permease has product MSTLPLALTRRRRRSVRHTLDVRVSPYAYVAPFFLLFCAFGLFPLVYTAWVSLHEWTLLSETQEFVGLGNFSALLADAYFWNATFNTLSIGVLSTVPQLALAIWLAHLLNRRLRFQTLFRVSLLLPNVTSVVAVVVIFSQLFGRDFGMINWVLSWFGVGNIDWAAGTATSHLALSVMIMWRWTGYNALIFLAAMQAVPRELYEAATLDGASTFKQLRSITIPMIRPTIVFVVIVSTIGAMQIIAEPMLFGQSSGGGGGIATGGPDRQFQTLALFVYEQGFANSTFDFGYASAASWLMFLAVVVVAGINFLITRRVKGGLV; this is encoded by the coding sequence ATGAGCACCCTTCCCCTCGCTCTCACGCGACGGCGTAGGCGCAGCGTGCGGCACACCCTCGACGTGAGGGTGTCGCCGTACGCCTACGTGGCGCCGTTCTTCCTGCTGTTCTGCGCCTTCGGGCTGTTCCCGCTGGTCTACACGGCCTGGGTGAGCCTGCACGAGTGGACGCTGCTGTCGGAGACGCAGGAGTTCGTCGGCCTGGGCAACTTCTCGGCGCTGCTGGCCGACGCGTACTTCTGGAACGCCACCTTCAACACGCTGTCCATCGGCGTGCTGTCGACCGTGCCGCAGTTGGCGCTGGCCATCTGGCTGGCGCACCTGCTCAACCGGCGGCTGCGCTTCCAGACGTTGTTCCGCGTGTCGTTGCTGCTGCCGAACGTCACCAGCGTCGTGGCAGTCGTGGTGATCTTCAGCCAGCTGTTCGGTCGCGACTTCGGAATGATCAACTGGGTGCTGTCGTGGTTCGGCGTCGGGAACATCGACTGGGCGGCGGGCACCGCGACCTCGCACCTCGCCCTGTCCGTGATGATCATGTGGCGCTGGACCGGCTACAACGCGCTGATCTTCCTGGCCGCCATGCAGGCCGTCCCGCGCGAACTGTACGAGGCCGCCACGCTGGACGGCGCGAGCACCTTCAAGCAGCTGCGCAGCATCACGATCCCGATGATCCGGCCGACGATCGTCTTCGTCGTCATCGTCTCCACGATCGGCGCCATGCAGATCATCGCCGAGCCCATGTTGTTCGGGCAGAGCAGCGGCGGCGGGGGCGGCATCGCCACCGGCGGCCCCGACCGGCAGTTCCAGACACTCGCGTTGTTCGTCTACGAGCAGGGCTTCGCGAACTCGACGTTCGACTTCGGCTACGCCTCAGCCGCCTCGTGGCTGATGTTCCTGGCCGTGGTGGTCGTCGCCGGCATCAACTTCCTGATCACCCGCCGGGTGAAGGGCGGGCTGGTATGA